The DNA sequence GGGCTAGAGCGAGCCGATGTCTTTGCAGGCGCTGTACTCGGGCGGCAGCGGCGTCGCGCCCGTGGCCACGATGTCGGCGAAGTCCATCGGGTGCTTCATGGCATCCTTCTTCTTGCAGCGCATGAAGAAGTACGGGCGCAGCGTCTGGTGGGTCTTGGCATCGACGCGCATCTTGCCAACCAGGTCCTCGACCTCGATGCCCTCCAGCGCCTTGATGACGTCCAGGTGGTCGGTCGACTTGGCCTTGTCCATGCCGTGGAGCACCATCCGCGTCATGCCGTAGGCGGCGGCCGGCGCGTAGCCGGGCGGGCTGCCGAACTTGGCCTGGTAGTTCTTGACGAACTCCTTGGCCACCGGCGTGTCCGCCGTGTAGTAGAAGTTCGAGCCCACCCACATGTTCTCGCGCATCTCGGGGCTCAGCTGGACCAGCTCCTCCACGCCCGACGACCACGTGAGGATGAGCGGGATCTTCGGGGTCAGGCCGAAGTTGAAGATCTCGCGCGCGGCGGTGACGGTGTCGAGGCCGAAGTTGACCATCGCGACGACGTCGGGCTTGTGGCCGGCCGCCTTGGTCACATAGTTGGAGAACTCGCGCTCGCCGAGCGGGTGGCGATCGGCCCCCACGAACTCGATCCCGTGGGTCTTGCCGACCTCCTTGACGTACTTCTCCACCGACCAGCCGAAGGCGTAGTCGGCGACCAGCAGGTGCCAGCGCTTGGCCCGGGGGTTGGCCTTCATGAACGTGTCCACCACGGTCTTGGCGGCCGTGTAGGGGCTGGCGGCCCACTGGAAGGAATAGCGGTGGCAGCGGGCGCCCGAGATGTCTTCGGTGCCGCCGCTGAAGTAATGGAGGACCTTCTTGCGTTTGGCCACCTCGGAAACCGCCAGCGCCACGCCGGAGGACCAGGGGCCGATGATGTACTTCACGGCCTCGCCGTCCACCGCCTCCTCGGCGCGCCGGGTGGCGGAGCCCGCCTTGGTCTCATCGTCGCGCGTGACGTACTT is a window from the Candidatus Methylomirabilota bacterium genome containing:
- a CDS encoding ABC transporter substrate-binding protein; translation: MSELRRRDFLKLGAAGAVSALGVPARVGAQAKEVVMLGLWSFTGAFADVGPILDRGMRMALEERGMKAQGKPIKYVTRDDETKAGSATRRAEEAVDGEAVKYIIGPWSSGVALAVSEVAKRKKVLHYFSGGTEDISGARCHRYSFQWAASPYTAAKTVVDTFMKANPRAKRWHLLVADYAFGWSVEKYVKEVGKTHGIEFVGADRHPLGEREFSNYVTKAAGHKPDVVAMVNFGLDTVTAAREIFNFGLTPKIPLILTWSSGVEELVQLSPEMRENMWVGSNFYYTADTPVAKEFVKNYQAKFGSPPGYAPAAAYGMTRMVLHGMDKAKSTDHLDVIKALEGIEVEDLVGKMRVDAKTHQTLRPYFFMRCKKKDAMKHPMDFADIVATGATPLPPEYSACKDIGSL